From a single Chlamydia muridarum str. Nigg genomic region:
- a CDS encoding phosphoenolpyruvate carboxykinase (GTP) encodes MTGDWMSKITHSGLKSWIEEVIALVSPKDVRLCDGSEAEYQQLCQQMQEAGVMTLLNPELHPNCFLVRSSPDDVARVEQFTFICTKTKEEAGPTNNWRDPQEMRAELHELFQGCMQGRTLYIVPFCMGPLHSPFSLVGIEITDSPYVVCSMKIMTRMGASVLEMLGSSGTFYKCLHSVGKPLAPGEKDVAWPCNPGHMRIVHFQDDSSVMSFGSGYGGNALLGKKCVALRLASYLGHKQGWLAEHMLVIGVTNPEGRKKYFAAAFPSACGKTNLAMLMPKLPGWKVECIGDDIAWIRPGDDGRLYAVNPEFGFFGVAIGTSEKTNPNALATCHSDSIFTNVALTSDGDVWWEGKTATPPQGMIDWKGRNWTPGGEPAAHPNARFTAPLDHCPSLDPQWDSPQGVPLEAIIFGGRRTETIPLVYESLSWEHGVMMGAGMSSTTTAAIAGELGKLRHDPFAMLPFCGYNMAAYFEHWLSFAGKGLQLPRIFSVNWFRKDENGQFIWPGFSENLRVLEWIFRRTDGEDSIARRTPIGYLPTEEGLNTTGLNLSRDALQSLLAVDTQGWRAEVNNIREYCSIFGSDMPRQILEELSRIENELK; translated from the coding sequence ATGACCGGCGATTGGATGTCTAAGATAACCCATTCAGGATTAAAATCCTGGATAGAGGAGGTGATAGCTTTAGTGTCGCCTAAGGACGTGAGGTTATGCGATGGTTCGGAAGCCGAATACCAACAACTTTGCCAGCAGATGCAAGAAGCTGGGGTAATGACCCTATTGAATCCTGAGTTACATCCTAACTGTTTCTTAGTTCGCTCTTCTCCTGATGATGTTGCTCGTGTTGAACAATTTACTTTTATTTGTACTAAGACAAAGGAAGAAGCTGGTCCTACGAATAACTGGCGAGATCCTCAAGAGATGCGTGCGGAGCTACATGAACTGTTTCAAGGGTGCATGCAAGGGCGTACTCTCTATATCGTTCCATTTTGTATGGGACCTTTACATTCTCCTTTTTCTTTAGTTGGGATAGAAATAACAGATTCTCCTTATGTTGTGTGTTCTATGAAGATCATGACACGGATGGGGGCTTCTGTTTTAGAGATGTTGGGATCATCCGGGACCTTTTATAAGTGTTTGCATAGCGTTGGAAAACCCCTAGCTCCCGGAGAAAAAGATGTAGCATGGCCTTGTAATCCTGGTCACATGCGCATCGTCCATTTTCAAGATGATAGTAGCGTGATGTCTTTTGGTAGCGGATACGGGGGTAATGCGCTACTTGGTAAGAAATGCGTAGCTTTGCGCTTGGCCTCCTATTTGGGACATAAGCAAGGTTGGTTAGCTGAGCACATGCTGGTTATTGGAGTGACTAACCCTGAGGGAAGAAAGAAATATTTTGCAGCGGCTTTCCCGAGTGCTTGTGGGAAGACGAATCTTGCTATGCTGATGCCAAAACTTCCGGGATGGAAGGTAGAGTGTATTGGAGATGATATAGCATGGATTCGTCCTGGGGATGATGGAAGATTATATGCAGTGAATCCAGAGTTTGGTTTTTTTGGGGTAGCTATAGGCACTTCAGAGAAAACAAATCCCAATGCATTGGCTACGTGCCACTCTGATTCGATATTTACGAATGTTGCTTTAACATCGGATGGAGACGTGTGGTGGGAAGGAAAGACTGCTACACCTCCGCAAGGGATGATTGACTGGAAAGGAAGGAACTGGACTCCTGGGGGAGAACCTGCTGCTCATCCTAATGCGCGTTTTACAGCTCCTTTGGATCACTGTCCTTCTTTAGATCCGCAGTGGGATAGTCCTCAAGGGGTTCCGCTAGAGGCTATTATTTTTGGAGGGAGACGCACAGAAACGATTCCTTTGGTTTATGAATCATTAAGTTGGGAGCATGGGGTTATGATGGGGGCAGGGATGTCCTCAACGACTACTGCTGCGATTGCTGGGGAATTGGGAAAACTGCGGCATGATCCTTTTGCCATGCTTCCGTTTTGTGGATACAATATGGCGGCTTATTTTGAGCATTGGTTGTCTTTTGCTGGGAAAGGGTTACAGTTGCCTAGGATTTTCAGTGTGAATTGGTTCCGTAAGGATGAGAATGGCCAATTTATTTGGCCGGGATTTTCTGAAAATCTTCGTGTATTAGAGTGGATTTTCCGTCGCACGGATGGAGAGGACTCTATTGCGCGCCGTACACCAATAGGATATCTTCCTACTGAAGAGGGACTTAATACGACAGGGCTTAATTTATCTCGAGATGCTTTGCAGTCTTTGCTTGCGGTGGACACGCAAGGCTGGCGAGCAGAGGTAAATAACATTCGGGAGTATTGTTCTATTTTTGGATCGGATATGCCACGGCAAATTCTTGAAGAATTATCTAGAATAGAAAATGAATTGAAATAA
- a CDS encoding CT620/CT621 family type III secretion system effector, with the protein MSIQPKSVSFTKNLVAPWAGEQVDSAAMYTSQAVFFFQQLDEKSKALKRALGLLEELDVEKFTPSLEETPTIIQPEITGRISYDDIEIIESLTPDIILADPDRASAQVFGEGLADSFDDWLTLSENGGLQDPTPVEQEIVTRYQTELNALRNKLKQSVLTPDEYARLYAIPQTFVKEIESIKDENNVRLIPKSKVTNFWQNIMLTYTSVTSLSEPVSDAMNTSIADYSLYIERATQAASLIREITNLIKDIFNPIWDLSTQIITNAFSLNGAEFNSLEGGIIQSLLSFAGLFRQLMSRTSTVDEIGDLYPQNVQNQDVIHTAIDEYVNSLTNLKVNDHVQLNGLLSLVYAYGASTLVFTQKSISNSNQISLTEYSAALEKEIQYWVPRETANFKISDQALTTFKDKPSGTYNGVALFDFNGSAVNIFNPTFFFDVVSLMTTDPKKAMTREDYNRVIAASESSIRKINESIAAWEAAIAECNAKKVQMDPAGRNYFDAMVLAKQTFVNTSPIQMVYASLMLDKYLPNQQYILETLGSQMTFSNKAARYLNDIIAHSVSFQTADVYYALGMYLRQMNVQAFPESISRAKNLLNKEIERCRADLFHCQRAIEEINKLSASVKADTELTSSQRSELLETLASYAFEFNNLYHNLSNVYAMASVIQISGVDKPDEVDKAFTTTIGTKDLDTWIQQFTIFESAVIEGGRGGVMPGGERQVLQSLESKQQDYTSFNQNQQLALQMESAAIQQEWTMVAAALALMNQIFAKLIRRFK; encoded by the coding sequence GTGTCAATACAACCAAAGTCCGTTTCTTTTACTAAGAATTTAGTAGCACCTTGGGCCGGAGAGCAGGTTGATTCTGCCGCGATGTATACATCGCAGGCTGTTTTTTTCTTTCAGCAATTGGACGAAAAAAGCAAAGCCCTAAAGCGGGCTTTAGGATTGCTTGAAGAACTTGATGTCGAAAAGTTTACTCCATCGCTAGAAGAAACTCCCACGATAATACAGCCGGAAATAACGGGAAGAATTTCCTATGATGATATCGAGATTATAGAGTCTCTTACCCCTGATATAATTTTAGCGGATCCTGATAGGGCTTCTGCTCAGGTTTTTGGGGAAGGGCTTGCGGATAGTTTTGATGACTGGCTAACATTATCGGAAAATGGAGGGCTTCAGGATCCTACTCCAGTAGAACAGGAAATAGTGACTAGGTATCAAACGGAGCTGAATGCTTTACGTAATAAACTCAAACAATCTGTATTAACGCCCGATGAATATGCGAGACTGTATGCAATCCCTCAAACTTTTGTAAAAGAGATAGAAAGCATAAAGGATGAAAATAATGTTAGGCTGATTCCCAAGAGTAAGGTAACGAACTTTTGGCAAAATATTATGCTGACCTACACGTCAGTGACATCGTTATCGGAGCCTGTTTCCGATGCAATGAATACCTCCATAGCAGACTATTCTCTTTATATCGAAAGAGCTACGCAAGCTGCTAGTTTAATTCGAGAGATTACTAACCTTATCAAAGATATCTTCAATCCTATTTGGGATTTAAGCACCCAAATAATAACGAATGCCTTCTCTTTAAATGGAGCAGAGTTTAACTCATTAGAAGGAGGGATCATTCAAAGCTTATTAAGCTTTGCGGGGCTTTTTCGACAGTTAATGAGCCGTACTTCAACTGTTGATGAGATTGGTGATCTCTATCCTCAAAACGTCCAAAACCAAGATGTTATTCATACAGCTATCGATGAGTATGTAAATTCTCTTACTAATTTAAAAGTTAACGATCATGTGCAACTCAATGGGCTTCTAAGCTTGGTTTATGCGTATGGAGCAAGTACTTTAGTTTTTACTCAAAAGTCTATATCCAATAGTAATCAGATCTCTTTAACAGAGTATAGCGCTGCTTTAGAAAAAGAAATTCAGTATTGGGTTCCTAGAGAAACTGCGAATTTCAAAATTTCTGATCAAGCATTAACAACTTTTAAAGACAAACCTTCAGGGACTTATAACGGGGTTGCCCTTTTCGATTTTAATGGTTCAGCGGTCAACATTTTCAATCCTACATTCTTCTTCGACGTAGTTAGTCTTATGACTACAGATCCTAAGAAAGCAATGACAAGAGAAGACTACAATAGGGTGATTGCTGCTTCAGAATCGAGTATTAGGAAAATCAATGAATCCATTGCTGCATGGGAAGCTGCTATTGCAGAATGTAATGCAAAAAAAGTACAGATGGATCCTGCAGGGCGCAACTATTTTGATGCTATGGTTTTAGCGAAGCAGACTTTCGTGAACACTTCTCCAATACAGATGGTGTATGCGTCATTGATGTTGGATAAGTATCTTCCCAATCAGCAGTACATACTGGAAACATTGGGAAGTCAGATGACTTTCTCCAATAAAGCCGCTCGGTATTTAAATGATATTATTGCTCACTCAGTAAGTTTTCAAACAGCAGACGTGTATTATGCTTTGGGGATGTATCTTCGGCAGATGAACGTTCAAGCATTTCCTGAGTCAATTTCTCGAGCTAAAAATCTTTTAAACAAAGAGATAGAGCGATGTCGTGCGGATCTATTTCACTGTCAAAGAGCTATAGAAGAGATCAACAAGCTATCTGCAAGTGTAAAAGCAGATACTGAATTGACTTCATCCCAACGATCAGAGTTATTAGAAACTTTAGCTAGTTATGCTTTTGAATTTAACAACCTTTATCACAATCTCTCTAATGTTTATGCCATGGCTTCCGTCATACAGATTTCGGGTGTAGATAAACCTGATGAAGTGGATAAAGCCTTCACTACGACTATTGGAACAAAAGATTTAGATACCTGGATTCAACAATTCACTATTTTTGAAAGTGCAGTTATTGAAGGAGGGCGTGGTGGAGTGATGCCTGGAGGAGAGCGACAGGTATTGCAAAGTCTAGAGAGTAAGCAGCAAGATTACACTTCTTTTAACCAGAATCAACAATTGGCTTTACAAATGGAGTCTGCTGCTATTCAGCAGGAGTGGACGATGGTAGCAGCAGCTTTAGCGTTGATGAATCAAATCTTCGCGAAGTTAATCCGTAGATTTAAATAA
- a CDS encoding CT620/CT621 family type III secretion system effector has protein sequence MKNQPIQARQKYFVPMTETAAPRERRVSPAEVAADYTQLHEAATYLQVFQDLLNDTHELGFQEEFIENLRQDLLKIDSEMSLMQVLCAEDSQREARRKERQELQRQLEARVLGPQALTTAEELHPVDGSIINKMPFQAAFAYILLDKYIPAQEEALYALARELNFSGYAQTLFSPILELVKSFNNAPIVYNLGSYIGQTNGTANFRYGYQMVMDRYEMENSQLRKDMKNAENAKLQFAQVIKNVDANSSLTTTQKTKLKEMSNGYIQTLDACLTQMQALSAGLRGLAFIPGRDEFSPAYEIMGSSFSVVTLQNLEGNVVDGELDIISGEVKGGLLNFFTYFLADVQNFGDLAQTNQLMLELQMRAMHQQWSIVSASLKLMHNVYRTLGSA, from the coding sequence ATGAAAAACCAACCGATTCAAGCAAGACAGAAATATTTTGTTCCAATGACAGAAACTGCCGCTCCTAGAGAACGCAGAGTATCTCCTGCAGAAGTGGCTGCGGACTACACACAGTTGCATGAAGCGGCAACATATCTTCAGGTATTTCAAGATTTATTGAACGATACGCACGAGTTGGGATTCCAAGAAGAGTTTATAGAAAATTTGCGTCAAGATTTGTTAAAAATAGATTCAGAGATGTCTTTGATGCAAGTTTTGTGTGCTGAAGATAGTCAAAGAGAAGCACGTAGAAAAGAGCGGCAAGAACTTCAGCGGCAGCTAGAAGCTCGAGTATTAGGCCCTCAGGCATTGACAACTGCTGAAGAGTTGCACCCCGTAGACGGAAGCATCATTAACAAAATGCCATTTCAGGCTGCCTTTGCTTACATCCTGCTAGATAAGTATATTCCTGCTCAGGAAGAAGCTTTGTACGCATTAGCTAGAGAGCTCAACTTCTCTGGATATGCGCAGACACTATTTAGTCCTATTTTAGAATTAGTCAAAAGCTTTAATAACGCTCCGATCGTGTATAACTTAGGATCGTATATTGGGCAAACAAATGGAACGGCTAACTTTAGATATGGCTATCAGATGGTTATGGATCGTTACGAAATGGAGAATAGCCAGTTAAGAAAAGATATGAAAAATGCAGAGAATGCAAAGCTGCAATTTGCGCAGGTTATCAAAAATGTAGACGCTAATAGTTCTTTAACAACAACCCAAAAGACTAAGCTAAAAGAGATGTCAAACGGGTATATTCAGACCTTGGATGCCTGTCTTACACAGATGCAAGCGTTATCTGCGGGCTTGCGAGGGTTGGCTTTCATCCCTGGAAGGGATGAATTTAGCCCAGCTTATGAGATTATGGGTTCTTCATTTTCTGTAGTTACTTTACAAAATTTAGAAGGAAATGTGGTTGATGGAGAGCTTGATATTATTTCAGGAGAAGTAAAAGGTGGGCTGTTAAACTTTTTCACCTATTTTCTTGCTGATGTGCAAAATTTTGGAGACTTAGCTCAAACGAATCAGTTAATGCTGGAGTTACAAATGCGCGCTATGCATCAGCAGTGGAGTATAGTCTCAGCTTCTTTGAAGTTAATGCATAATGTTTATAGAACGTTAGGATCCGCTTAA
- a CDS encoding outer membrane protein B, whose translation MSSKLVNSLRLTFLSFLGIVSTSLDAMPAGNPAFPVIPGINVEQKSACAFDLCNSYDVLSALSGNLKLCFCGDYIFSEEAQVKDVPVVTSVTTSGVGPSPTITSTTKNRNFDLVDCSLSANCVAAAFSLPDRTMSAIPLFDASFEVKIGGLKQYYRLPMNAYRDFTSDPLNSESEVTDGLIEVQSNYGFVWDVSLKKVLWKDGVSFVGVGVDYRHASCPIDYIIANSQANPEVFIADSDGKLSLKEWSVCLGLTTYVNDYILPYVAFSVGNVSREAPDNSFKKLEERFTNLKFKVRKITSSHRGNICIGATNYIADNFFYNVEGRWGSQRAVNISGGFQF comes from the coding sequence ATGAGCAGCAAGCTAGTGAACTCTCTCCGTTTAACTTTCCTATCTTTTTTAGGGATCGTATCTACATCATTAGACGCTATGCCTGCAGGGAATCCGGCGTTCCCCGTCATTCCAGGAATCAACGTTGAACAGAAAAGCGCCTGTGCTTTTGATCTATGTAATTCCTATGATGTGTTATCTGCTCTTTCCGGGAACTTGAAACTCTGCTTCTGTGGGGATTATATCTTCTCAGAAGAAGCTCAAGTAAAAGATGTTCCGGTTGTTACCTCTGTAACCACAAGTGGAGTAGGGCCTTCTCCGACTATTACTTCAACTACTAAGAATCGCAATTTTGATCTTGTTGACTGTTCTCTTAGCGCTAACTGTGTAGCTGCTGCGTTCTCGCTTCCTGATCGAACAATGAGTGCGATTCCTCTCTTTGATGCCAGCTTTGAAGTAAAAATCGGTGGTCTAAAACAATACTACCGTCTTCCTATGAATGCTTATAGAGATTTTACTTCCGATCCCTTGAATTCCGAATCAGAAGTAACGGATGGGCTTATTGAAGTGCAGTCCAACTATGGATTTGTTTGGGATGTTAGCTTGAAAAAAGTTCTTTGGAAAGATGGGGTTTCATTCGTTGGTGTAGGCGTAGACTATCGCCATGCGTCCTGTCCTATTGACTATATCATTGCAAATAGCCAAGCCAACCCTGAGGTATTCATTGCAGACTCTGACGGAAAACTGAGTCTCAAAGAATGGAGCGTATGCCTAGGTCTTACTACCTATGTGAACGATTATATCCTCCCCTATGTTGCTTTCTCCGTAGGGAATGTTTCTCGTGAAGCTCCAGACAATAGCTTCAAAAAACTCGAAGAGCGATTCACTAACCTCAAGTTCAAGGTTCGTAAAATTACCAGCTCTCACCGTGGGAATATCTGCATCGGAGCTACGAACTATATTGCCGACAACTTTTTCTACAATGTAGAAGGAAGATGGGGCAGCCAGAGAGCCGTCAATATCTCTGGAGGATTCCAATTCTAA
- a CDS encoding NAD(P)H-dependent glycerol-3-phosphate dehydrogenase, translating to MKETIAYLGMGMWGFSLANLLANNGHRVVGWARNPSLIEQLSTQRQHPAAPHVTIPSNLSFTSSMEEALDGATMIVEGVTSAGMRPVLNQLKSITDLQIPLVITSKGIEQNTGLLLSEIALEIFGKPAAKYLGYLSGPSIASEVLRGCPCSVVISAYDPATLKQIHQAFLTPTFRVYPNSDLKGVALGGALKNVIAIACGISDGFRFGDNAKSGLVTRGLHEIRKFATIMGCRPDTLNGLAGLGDLCTTCFSAFSRNTLFGKMLAEGLTPEQAKTKIGMVVEGVYTALSAHQIATHHKIDMPITTGVYRVLYENLDIQKGIAQLLQRNTKEEYL from the coding sequence ATGAAAGAGACTATAGCCTACCTTGGAATGGGCATGTGGGGATTTTCTTTAGCCAACCTTTTGGCTAACAATGGACATCGCGTAGTGGGATGGGCAAGGAATCCTTCTTTGATTGAACAGCTATCTACTCAACGCCAGCACCCCGCAGCTCCTCATGTTACTATCCCTTCAAACCTTTCTTTCACATCCAGTATGGAAGAAGCTTTAGATGGGGCGACCATGATCGTTGAAGGAGTCACTTCTGCAGGAATGAGACCAGTTCTCAATCAGCTCAAATCTATCACAGATTTGCAGATTCCTTTAGTCATTACATCAAAAGGCATTGAGCAAAATACAGGATTGCTTCTAAGCGAAATTGCTTTAGAAATTTTTGGGAAACCAGCCGCGAAATATTTGGGATATCTCAGCGGTCCATCTATTGCTAGCGAAGTTCTTCGTGGTTGTCCATGCTCTGTTGTCATTAGTGCGTATGATCCTGCTACCCTAAAACAAATCCACCAAGCTTTTCTTACTCCTACGTTCCGGGTCTATCCCAATAGTGACCTTAAAGGGGTTGCTTTAGGCGGAGCATTAAAAAATGTCATTGCTATTGCCTGTGGAATTTCTGATGGATTCCGGTTCGGAGACAATGCTAAATCTGGACTCGTGACTCGCGGGCTACATGAGATCCGCAAATTTGCCACGATTATGGGATGTCGTCCAGATACCTTGAATGGACTTGCAGGTCTAGGAGATCTCTGTACCACTTGCTTTTCCGCTTTCAGCAGAAACACCCTTTTTGGAAAAATGCTTGCTGAAGGCTTAACCCCTGAACAGGCAAAAACAAAAATTGGCATGGTGGTTGAAGGAGTTTACACAGCTCTATCCGCTCATCAAATTGCCACACATCACAAGATAGACATGCCCATCACTACTGGTGTCTATCGTGTTCTTTATGAAAATCTAGATATTCAAAAGGGAATTGCCCAGCTTCTTCAACGGAATACAAAAGAAGAATATTTATAA